CGGGTCAAGCGAGCCCGAGGTGCACGCAGAGCCACTCGAGGCGCAGATGCCCTTCATATCCAGCATCAGCAACATGGACTCGCCCTCAATGTAACGGATGCTGATGTTGACGTTGCCCGGCAGTCGCTTGACGCGGTGACCGTTTAAGCGGATATCCGCAATACGCGCTTCCAACCCGGCGATGAGGTAATCGCGCAGCTCGCTGAGCCGCGTGCGGTTCTCCGCCAAATTGTCCGTGGCAAGCGTGATGGCTTTGCCCAGCCCCACGATGCCCGGCACGTTCTCTGTGCCCGCGCGCTTGCCGCGCTCCTGCCCGCCACCGGTGATGATGGGCGCAAAGCGCGTGCCCTTGCGCACATAAAGCGCGCCCACGCCCTTGGGCCCGTAAATTTTATGCGCGGAGAGGGATAACAGGTCCACGCCCAGCTCGTCCACGTCGATGGCGACCGCGCCCACCGCCTGCACCGCGTCGGTATGGAAATACGCGCCGTGCGCGTGGGCGATGGTGGCAAGCGTCTTGATGGGCTCGATGGTGCCGATCTCGTTGTTGGCAAGCATGATGGAAACCAAGATGGTGTCGTCCGTCATCGCCGCTTCCAGTGCCTTGGGATCGACCAGACCCTCCCCGTCCACCGGCAGGTAGACCACGTCGTAGCCCTCTTTTTGCAGCGCGTCTGCTGTGTGCAGGATGGCGTGATGCTCAATCTGCGAGGTGATGATGCGGCCATGGTTCTTGCGGCTGGCATGTGCCACGCCGCGCAGGGCCATATTATCCGCCTCGCTGCCGCCTGCCGTAAAGAAAATTTCGCTCGGCTGCGCGCCCAGCGCTACAGCAACCTGCGCGCGCGCCTTGTCCACCAGGCCCTTGGCGTCGCGCCCCACGGCGTGTACGCTGGAGGGATTGCCGTAATGCTCGCTGAACGCCGGCAGCATCGCCGAGAGCACCTCGGGCGATACCTGCGTGGTGGCTGCGTTATCCAGATAAACCATTTTCATTGCTTGTCCGCTTCCTTTCTCTCTTGCATGCGGCAGTGGTCCGCCACCATGTCGGCCAGGGTCATACTGTCCATCACCGCGTTGATGCCGTCGCGCATGCGCTCCCACACGATGCGCGTAACGCAGCCCTCCGCCTTGTCACAGCAGTCGGGCTTGGCATCCTGCATAACACACGCTGCCGGGGCGAACGGCCCCTCCATGGCGCGCAGCACGTCCCCTACGGAAATCTCTTGCGGCGCGCGGCTGAGGCTGTAGCCGCCCTGCGCGCCGCGGCTGGACGCCACCAGCGCGGCCCTGCGCAGCGGCGCCATCAGCTGCTCCAGATACGCCTCGGGGATGTCCTGCTGCTGGGCTATCGCGCACAGCGCAAGGGGCCCTTCCCCCTCGTGCAGCGCCAGGGCGAACATGGCCTTGAGCCCGTAGCGCCCGCGCGTGGATAATCGCATACCCTCACCTTTCTCTCATAGAAAGCATATTTCCGATGAAAACCATCAGTTTTGCGTATTCATACTAAAACGCTAAGAATAGTTTGTCAAGCTTTTCACGATAGATGCTGCGCAAAATATTCCAAAAAATACAAGGCGGCGGATATTGTGCCGCCGCCCCCACGCCTACCCGATGGCACAGCCACCGGCTGCGGGTCAGGCCCGCGCACTGCGCGCCTCTTTTGCGTGTTTGGCCGTGCATTGTGCGCGCTACAGAATCCCATAACGCGTCCTGAGCGTGCGGGTAAAGCAGCACACCAGCAGCACCGTGGCCCCTTCCGCAAAGGGCACCGCCAGCCACACACCCTCCACCTGAAACAGGTGCGACAGCAGCAGGATGCCCGCCAGGGTAAAGAGAAAGGTGCGCGAAAAGGAGATGATGGCCGACACGCGCCCGTTGGAGAGCGCTGTAAACAGCGCCGAGGCAAAGATATTGACGCCCGCGAACAGAAACGAGATGGAGAACACCCGCATCCCGTGCGCCACCAGTGCGTAGACGGCGGAATCCCGCGGCGCAAACAGGTGGGCGATGCCCCCCGCGCCCAGCACGGAACCCAGAAAGATTGCCACGCTGGCCACCGCGATAAAGCCCACGCACATGCGCAGCAGTTTTTTCAGATAACCCTGGTTCTGCGCGCCATAGTGAAAGCCGAACACCGGCGCCACGCCCAGCGAGAAGCCTAGAAAGAGCGACGTCATCAAAAACTGGCAGTATAAAATGACCGTAATGGCTGCCACGCCGTCGGAGCCCGCAAAGCGCAGCATGGTCAGGTTAAAGAGCAGGGTGACGATGCTCAAAGAGAGGTTGGCGACCATCTCCGAGGCGCCGTTATAGGCGCTCTGTCCCAGCACGCGTCCCCGCCATGCGGGCTTGGCAAAGCACAGCCCCGCGCGCTTGCGCGCAAAATAGAGCAGCCCGCCGATGCCTGGCACGCAGTAGCCCAGCGCGGTGGCAAGCGCCGCGCCGAAGATGCCCATGCCCATAGGTACGATGAACACGTAGTCCAGCACGATATTGAGCAGGCCGGCCGTTATGGTGAGCGTCAGGCCCAGCGTAGGCTTGCCCGCCACCACAAAAAAGCTTTGAAAGAGCATCTGCAGCGCGGATACGGGCGCAAACCAGGAGAGGATGGTCAAATACCGCCTGCACAGCGGCAGCAGCGCTTCGTCCGCGCCCAGCGCGCGCACAATCGGCTCCATAAAAAGCAGGATCACCGCGCCCAACAGCGCGCTCAGTAGGATCGTGGCAAGGGCGACGAGGGTGAAGTTCTCGCGGGCCTCCTGCATGCGCCCCTCGCCCATCTGCCGCGATACCACGGCGCTGCCGCCTGTAGCGAACATCAGCGCCACAGCCATGTTGACGCATATGAGCGGATACACCAGATTGTTGGCCGAGAGCGCCTCGGTGCCCACAAAGCGCGCGATAAAAAGGCCGTCTACGATGGTGTAGAGGGACAGGAACATCATCATGATGATGGTGGGCAGCGCAAAGCGCAGCAGCTGCCGGAAGGTAAATTCTCTGGAAATATCGTGTTTCATGAGTGATCTCCTTGCTTTCAAACGTCACGTATGCCATTGTAAAGGATAGGGTAAGGCGACAGTCAAGGAGGATGTATGGATTACGCGCAGTATTATTTCACCACCGGCGCTTTTGCGCGCCTGTGCAACGTGACCAAGCATACGCTGTTTCATTACGACGCCATCGGCGTGTTCTCCCCCGCCGTCCACGCGCCCAATGGCTACCGCTATTATTCTGCGCTGCAGTACGATGTATTCTGCGTCATAACCGATCTGCGGGAGCTTGGGATGTCTCTCAAAGAGATCAAGGCGTACATGGACGCGCGCACGCCGGGCGCGCTGATCGATCTGCTTGCGCGCCAGCAGCAGGCCATCGACCGCAAGATCGCCCGCCTAAAGACTCAGCGCCGCATACTCGCTGAGAAATGCATTCGTCTGCGCCAGGC
Above is a window of Maliibacterium massiliense DNA encoding:
- the nifS gene encoding cysteine desulfurase NifS, whose amino-acid sequence is MKMVYLDNAATTQVSPEVLSAMLPAFSEHYGNPSSVHAVGRDAKGLVDKARAQVAVALGAQPSEIFFTAGGSEADNMALRGVAHASRKNHGRIITSQIEHHAILHTADALQKEGYDVVYLPVDGEGLVDPKALEAAMTDDTILVSIMLANNEIGTIEPIKTLATIAHAHGAYFHTDAVQAVGAVAIDVDELGVDLLSLSAHKIYGPKGVGALYVRKGTRFAPIITGGGQERGKRAGTENVPGIVGLGKAITLATDNLAENRTRLSELRDYLIAGLEARIADIRLNGHRVKRLPGNVNISIRYIEGESMLLMLDMKGICASSGSACTSGSLDPSHVLLAIGLPHEIAHGSLRLTLGVHTTRADIDYVLQELPPIVERLRAMSPLYQQEKGE
- a CDS encoding Rrf2 family transcriptional regulator, whose product is MRLSTRGRYGLKAMFALALHEGEGPLALCAIAQQQDIPEAYLEQLMAPLRRAALVASSRGAQGGYSLSRAPQEISVGDVLRAMEGPFAPAACVMQDAKPDCCDKAEGCVTRIVWERMRDGINAVMDSMTLADMVADHCRMQERKEADKQ
- a CDS encoding MATE family efflux transporter, which encodes MKHDISREFTFRQLLRFALPTIIMMMFLSLYTIVDGLFIARFVGTEALSANNLVYPLICVNMAVALMFATGGSAVVSRQMGEGRMQEARENFTLVALATILLSALLGAVILLFMEPIVRALGADEALLPLCRRYLTILSWFAPVSALQMLFQSFFVVAGKPTLGLTLTITAGLLNIVLDYVFIVPMGMGIFGAALATALGYCVPGIGGLLYFARKRAGLCFAKPAWRGRVLGQSAYNGASEMVANLSLSIVTLLFNLTMLRFAGSDGVAAITVILYCQFLMTSLFLGFSLGVAPVFGFHYGAQNQGYLKKLLRMCVGFIAVASVAIFLGSVLGAGGIAHLFAPRDSAVYALVAHGMRVFSISFLFAGVNIFASALFTALSNGRVSAIISFSRTFLFTLAGILLLSHLFQVEGVWLAVPFAEGATVLLVCCFTRTLRTRYGIL